GTCGCGCATGAGCCCAGTGCGAGCCCAACAATAAAATCGCGCAAAGACGCGTGTGCCCAAACACAAAATGAAGGCCCCCCCCGGACCCCGACAACGGTTCGTCGAACCGGATCATCGCCTTCCTAAATCTACAAATTTTCGAAAGTTACATCCGCCGCGGCAATCACATGACCGAGGCGGGTCATGGCTGCATTTTTTCCCGCGAATGTTCCATCTCGGCGATTTGGGAAAGGAGGCTTCTGGCCGTCTGCCGCTCGTCCGGCGTACCGCTTTTCTCCACCGCCAGAAGCAATCGCCGGGCATCATCCATACGGCCGACACGCGCATAAAGAAATGCGAGCTTGATGGCGTGTTCGCCGCTGTCCGGCAGGAGTTGATGAACGATCTCAAACTCGCGGATCCCGCCGGCGGCATCATTCTTCGCGAGAAGAACTGCCCCCAGCGTCGCATGCAGCGCTGCGGAATTGGGCGAAATCTCCAGCGCCTTGCGACAAACTCCCACGGCCTCCTCAAGCTGACCCATTCCCGTGAGCGCCGTTGCGAGATTGTTCATGACAGCGACATTCCCGGGAATCCGCCGCAAACCGTTGCGATAGGCCTCCACGATCGCGAGCGACGAGGGTTCAGTCGTGCGAAGCCGTTCAAGGTGGGAATAAATCGCGGGCGATTCGACGTGACGCGCGAGACAGTCAATGACCAGATCGCGCGCGGCATCCAGGTCGCCGATTGCTCCATGGTACTCCAGCAGGGCGAGCGGCGCATTGCCGTTGCGCGGATCAAACGAGATCGCGCTCTCCAAAGCCTTCACGCCCTCGGTGGTCTCGCCGCTGGCGAGCAGGAATTGTCCCCATTCCGTCCAGATTTCCGACGAAAGCGGGTGCAATGCATCTGGCACTTTACGAGTCAGCGCCTCGCGCGCCGGCCGCTCGCATTCCATGGCCCGGCCAAAGCTCGCGCGGGCGGATTCAAGCTGACCAAGAAACACCTCGATTCGCGCCCGCCAGAGCCAGTACGCCGCTGTATCCGGGTGCGCGTCGGTCGCAACGCAAAGCTGGGCCAGCGCGTCCGGTCCCCGATCCAGAAACAGATAACACCACGCCAGCGAAACGCGGTAGGCGGCGACATCGGCAAGCCCCCAGTGCTGCATCGTCTCGAAATGAAGCGCCGCATCCTGCGCGGCCGCCTTCTCCGAAGGCTGCGCGCGTTTGACAAAGTCCGGATTGTACGGCCACCCGAACGCCTGCGCCGGCGCCGCCGCAAAAGAACGCCCCGCGCGGATATCGTGATAGCGCCATATCGCCGAGTGCCCCAGCAAAACCAGAAGAACAGCGGTGGATGCCAGAACGGCGATGCCCGCCGGCTGTAGCCTGCCGCCGATCTTGAGGCGGATCTTCTGGATCATCGCATCAGGAGAGTAAAAGACGCGAGCGGTCTTCATGAAGACAAATGTCAAGATGCCCGCGATTGCCAGCGACATCAGATAGGGAAACTGGCCGTACAGTCCATTCACCGTCACGAGCACCAGCACAAACAAGGCCAACGACACAACCTCCTCAACGAGCGTGAGGTCGTACTTCGGCGCCTTCGGCTGCCCATCGGGCCTCGAGCCGACCGCCGGCCTGCCGAGGCCGACATACAATGCGTCGTTTGGACAGACTTCAACGCAGTCCAGACACTTCATGCAACCGGGATCGACAACCATCTTGAAGAGGTTGACCTCCTCGGCGACGTTGACGTTGGAAGTGCAGCTCGCCGTGCAGTGCCCACATTGATTGCATGCGTCCGTCACCCGAATTCGAGACGGCGCAAAGCGGTCGCTGATCGCGAAAATCGCGCCATA
This portion of the Phycisphaerae bacterium genome encodes:
- a CDS encoding 4Fe-4S binding protein; the protein is MKSASKSRKEQCQPTPAASSVSRTISLPLIDPQTGMKHSRAGRRRFYVLAGVHVLMIAHFVHWLWAGKTLTPIEPSEAKDVFWHGEINLGFIFFSLAILSTLVLGRWVCGWGCHLVAYQDLTLWLLKKLHLRPKAFRTRFLFKFTTLVLAAGWLYFVPLIDRVWSALNGHSGPEITLHLTRTGYWDTFPGPVFAVLSVLFAGIVIIYFLGPKGFCTYACPYGAIFAISDRFAPSRIRVTDACNQCGHCTASCTSNVNVAEEVNLFKMVVDPGCMKCLDCVEVCPNDALYVGLGRPAVGSRPDGQPKAPKYDLTLVEEVVSLALFVLVLVTVNGLYGQFPYLMSLAIAGILTFVFMKTARVFYSPDAMIQKIRLKIGGRLQPAGIAVLASTAVLLVLLGHSAIWRYHDIRAGRSFAAAPAQAFGWPYNPDFVKRAQPSEKAAAQDAALHFETMQHWGLADVAAYRVSLAWCYLFLDRGPDALAQLCVATDAHPDTAAYWLWRARIEVFLGQLESARASFGRAMECERPAREALTRKVPDALHPLSSEIWTEWGQFLLASGETTEGVKALESAISFDPRNGNAPLALLEYHGAIGDLDAARDLVIDCLARHVESPAIYSHLERLRTTEPSSLAIVEAYRNGLRRIPGNVAVMNNLATALTGMGQLEEAVGVCRKALEISPNSAALHATLGAVLLAKNDAAGGIREFEIVHQLLPDSGEHAIKLAFLYARVGRMDDARRLLLAVEKSGTPDERQTARSLLSQIAEMEHSREKMQP